A single genomic interval of Spinacia oleracea cultivar Varoflay chromosome 6, BTI_SOV_V1, whole genome shotgun sequence harbors:
- the LOC110802439 gene encoding zeatin O-glucosyltransferase-like, whose product MENQKCNKEHPQVVVVMVPLPAQGHLNQLLHLSHLITTYGIPVHFAGSSTHNRQAKLRLQGWDTETLTKIHFHDFELPPYDSTSPKIDLSCPFPQHLLPLFEASTHLRDPVSQLLQQLSGKFDRVVVIHDVIMAYVVQDVKLLPNAEAYTFNPISAFTTFLQTWETIPENYKLHFQLQHSTTDIIPKDILTDAYRCMSKEMLEFAMNQFKLLGFKSGWLYNTSRVIEGRYLQLLETIHSTKEETKHFALGPFSPVVIESAENRHHSFKWLDEQEKDSVIYVSFGSTVSLRGDQIEELAKGLEESGEKFIWVLRGADPNDVFAQGDQVTRPHLQQGYEERVKDRGIVLRDWAPQLEILAHPSVGGFMSHCGWNSCMESISMGVPIAAWPMHSDQPRNAILISEVLRIGMVVKDWARRSELVTSSTIANVVKALMASEEGKEMKERAAKLGEGVRESVAQGGVASLERDDFIAYITR is encoded by the exons atggaaaaccaaaagTGCAACAAAGAACACCCTCAAGTGGTAGTGGTGATGGTACCACTACCAGCACAAGGCCATCTAAACCAACTCCTTCACCTCTCTCATCTCATCACCACCTACGGAATCCCGGTCCATTTTGCCGGTTCCTCCACCCACAACCGCCAAGCGAAGCTCCGATTACAAGGTTGGGACACCGAAACTCtaacaaaaatacattttcatgaCTTTGAACTCCCTCCTTATGACTCAACTTCTCCAAAAATTGACCTTTCCTGCCCTTTCCCCCAACACCTCCTACCACTTTTCGAGGCTTCAACTCATCTCCGTGATCCCGTATCTCAACTCTTACAACAACTCTCGGGAAAGTTCGATAGAGTCGTGGTAATTCACGACGTTATAATGGCTTATGTAGTACAAGATGTTAAGCTCCTCCCAAATGCTGAAGCCTACACTTTTAACCCCATCTCCGCATTTACGACGTTCCTCCAAACATGGGAAACGATACCCGAAAATTACAAACTACATTTTCAGCTACAACATTCCACTACCGATATTATTCCAAAGGACATCCTTACTGATGCTTATAGGTGCATGTCAAAAGAGATGTTGGAGTTTGCAATGAATCAGTTTAAACTCCTGGGGTTCAAGTCTGGGTGGCTATACAACACCTCGAGAGTTATTGAAGGACGATATCTTCAACTGTTAGAGACAATACATTCGACGAAGGAGGAAACAAAACACTTTGCCTTGGGACCTTTTAGTCCGGTGGTTATTGAAAGCGCCGAAAATAGACATCATTCGTTCAAATGGTTGGATGAACAAGAGAAGGATTCAGTGATTTATGTGTCTTTTGGGTCGACGGTATCATTGAGAGGTGATCAGATTGAAGAGCTTGCAAAAGGGTTGGAGGAATCCGGTGAGAAGTTTATATGGGTGTTAAGAGGAGCTGATCCAAATGATGTTTTTGCTCAAGGTGATCAAGTCACAAGGCCTCATCTTCAACAAGG GTACGAAGAAAGAGTGAAAGATAGGGGAATTGTGTTGAGAGATTGGGCACCTCAGTTAGAAATCTTGGCTCATCCATCAGTTGGTGGGTTCATGAGTCATTGTGGGTGGAATTCATGTATGGAAAGTATAAGTATGGGAGTGCCGATAGCGGCGTGGCCGATGCATTCTGATCAGCCAAGGAATGCGATATTGATAAGTGAGGTGCTGAGAATTGGTATGGTGGTCAAAGATTGGGCTCGCCGCAGTGAGCTTGTGACGTCGAGTACGATAGCAAATGTGGTGAAAGCGTTAATGGCGTCGGAGGAAGGGAAGGAGATGAAGGAAAGGGCTGCAAAATTAGGTGAAGGTGTTAGAGAATCGGTTGCTCAAGGTGGTGTTGCTAGTTTAGAAAGAGATGATTTCATTGCGTATATCACCCGATGA